One window of the Nicotiana tabacum cultivar K326 chromosome 4, ASM71507v2, whole genome shotgun sequence genome contains the following:
- the LOC107776613 gene encoding BTB/POZ domain-containing protein At3g56230-like — translation MDCSICSAMPFILRPPRNTICGACYEGARTIITLTNRNDHSDNTKGTDNKTVTGLSASSSNPSIKGFVNALKWVKEMKEMEEELNEKLNYLSGFVVAFRDHIHTDILIKPGNDGPSIPAHRALLAARSDIFKNILDSDGCKAPPSDTITLPELNYEELESLLEFLYSGDLPKEKMEKHVYSLSIAADKYEIPFLQKFCEHQMLGSLNSSNALDILEISDTCSNQSLKETSLNFIVKNMEDIVFTARFDAFALKNPHLTVQITRASFIDIKNKRLGL, via the exons ATGGATTGTTCAATATGTAGTGCTATGCCATTTATTCTAAGGCCACCAAGAAATACAATATGCGGAGCTTGTTATGAGGGAGCCAGAACTATAATTACCTTGACCAACAGAAATGATCACAGCGACAACACCAAAGGAACTGATAATAAAACAGTAACTGGACTTTCTGCTTCTTCATCTAATCCTTCTATTAAG GGATTTGTAAATGCATTGAAATGGGTGAAAGAAATGAAGGAGATGGAGGAGGAATTAAACGAGAAACTGAATTATCTAAGTGGGTTTGTTGTTGCCTTCAGAGATCATATTCATACCGATATTTTAATTAAGCCTGGGAATGATGGTCCCTCCATACCGGCACATCGAGCTCTTTTG GCAGCAAGATCTGATATATTCAAGAATATATTGGACTCAGATGGGTGCAAAGCTCCACCAAGTGACACAATAACTTTGCCTGAACTTAACTACGAGGAATTAGAATCTCTATTAGAGTTCCTTTACAGTGGAGATTTGCCTAAAGAGAAGATGGAAAAACACGTCTACTCACTGTCAATAGCAGCAGACAAGTACGAAATCCCCTTCTTGCAGAAATTTTGTGAGCACCAAATGTTGGGATCGTTGAACTCATCGAACGCTCTCGATATTTTAGAGATTTCGGACACTTGTTCTAACCAGTCTTTAAAGGAGACATCGTTAAACTTCATTGTTAAGAATATGGAAGATATTGTTTTTACAGCTAGATTTGATGCATTTGCACTCAAGAATCCTCACCTTACTGTACAGATTACAAGGGCTTCTTTTATAGACATTAAAAATAAAAGGCTCGGTCTTTGA